In Festucalex cinctus isolate MCC-2025b chromosome 21, RoL_Fcin_1.0, whole genome shotgun sequence, one genomic interval encodes:
- the rbm25b gene encoding RNA-binding protein 25b: MSFPPHLNRPLLPPPGLPPQYAGFPAGAPMIPVHMGIMTPSPVIVSSLPVVSKPPVHRKDALLRTKDEEAGPTTTVFVGNISEKASDMLIRQLLAKCGIVLSWKRVQGASGKLQAFGFCEYKEPESTLRALRLLHDMHIGDKNLLVRVDPKTEAQLDEWKAKKKSANGKPDAENGEDQEEVLDEETKKKDQVVQGAIDGLMREYAEELSAPSPDEDSLRRKRRKDRKDEDDLNTIDMEDDKRDLITREISKFRDTHKKREEEKDKREKERLEFEREKHEREKERERERERRDREKEKERERERERERERERDRDKDRERRTREREWQRDRSRDKSIARSHSREKSRDQEREKKREQDDEDDVHERRRLERKLRDKEAAYQERLKNWELRERKKARDYAKDAEREDERRREMGKEGKRLKEFLADYDDDRDDPKYYWGSALQKRLRDREKEEEADERDRKREREELEKIRQRLLDEGHPDPDAELRRMEEEEEERYRRPPVVQEPEPEEPREQRHRAHRADRRENHGGRYDRPEHRPHPARLEAEEVEEGEDDDYDDEEAEEEDNPEVKPCLKPTMRPITAAPSVSSASGNASPDTPGNESPCGIIIPHENSPPNKLPEDENRPKIGLSLKLGASGSPGQPNAGKRKKLPVDSVFGKFDDEEAEEQPRKRKLVPLDYDEDKSLAADSAKGPNSEEKRKHIKSLIEKIPTAKPDLFSYPLDWSMVDTALMERHVRPWINKKIIEYIGEEEPTLVDFVCSKVMAHGTPQGILDDVAMVLDEEAEVFIVKMWRLLIYETEAKKIGLVK, from the exons ATGTCATTCCCCCCACATTTAAACCGGCCACTGTTACCCCCTCCTGGGTTACCCCCTCAGTATGCTGGCTTCCCTGCAG GAGCGCCGATGATCCCAGTTCACATGGGCATCATGACGCCCAGCCCTGTAATAGTGTCGTCTCTGCCTGTGGTCAGCAAACCTCCGGTCCATAGGAAGGACGCTCTCCTGCGAACCAAAGATGAAGAGGCTGGCCCCACAACCACAGTGTTTGTGGGAAACATCTCTGAAAAAGCCTCAGACATGCTCATCCGACAGCTGCTAGCG AAGTGTGGAATAGTTTTGAGCTGGAAAAGAGTTCAGGGAGCCTCAGGCAAGCTACAAG CATTTGGGTTTTGTGAGTACAAAGAACCAGAGTCCACGCTACGAGCTCTGCGGCTGCTTCACGACATGCACATTGGGGACAAAAACCTTCTTGTCAGAGTGGATCCTAAAACTGAAGCACAACTAGATGAGTGGAAGGCTAAGAAGAAGAGTGCTAATGGG AAACCAGACGCAGAAAATGGAGAAGATCAAGAGGAGGTTTTGGATGAGGAGACCAAGAAAAAGGATCAGGTCGTCCAAGGTGCCATTGATGGCTTGATGAGGGAATACGCTGAAGAGCTCAGCGCGCCTTCACCGGATGAAGACTCCCTGCGGCGAAAAAGAAGAAAGGACCGAAAAGATGAG GATGACTTGAACACAATCGATATGGAGGATGACAAGAGAGACCTGATTACCAGAGAGATTAGTAAATTTCGAGACACTCACAAG AAaagggaggaggagaaggacaaGCGGGAGAAGGAGCGCCTGGAGTTTGAGCGGGAGAAGCACGAGCGGGAGAAGGAGCGCGAGCGCGAAAGGGAGCGGAGAGACCgcgagaaggagaaggagcgcGAGAGGGAACGGGAGAGGGAGCGAGAGCGCGAGCGCGACCGAGACAAAGACCGCGAGCGCAGGACCAGAGAGCGAGAGTGGCAGAGGGACCGAAGCCGAGACAAGAGTATTGCTCGCAGCCACTCCAG GGAGAAGAGTCGGGACCAAGAGCGCGAAAAGAAACGAGAGCAAGACGACGAAGATGACGTGCACGAACGCAGGAGGCTGGAGAGGAAGCTCCGAGACAAAGAAGCGGCCTATCAGGAG CGCTTAAAAAACTGGGAGCTCAGGGAGAGGAAGAAGGCGCGGGATTATGCCAAAGATGCCGAGAGAGAAGACGAGCGCCGGCGAGAGATG GGGAAGGAAGGCAAACGGCTAAAAGAGTTCCTGGCAGACTACGACGATGACAGAGATGACCCCAAATACTACTG GGGCAGCGCACTGCAGAAGCGCCTCCGCGACcgagagaaggaggaggaggcggatgaGCGCGACAGGAAGAGAGAAAGGGAGGAGCTGGAGAAAATCCGACAGCGGCTGCTCGACGAGGGACACCCGGACCCGGACGCGGAGCTGCGCAGG atggaggaggaagaggaggagcgtTATAGACGGCCTCCCGTCGTCCAAGAGCCGGAGCCCGAGGAGCCCCGGGAGCAGCGGCACAGGGCCCACCGAGCGGACCGCAGGGAGAACCACGGCGGCCGCTACGACCGACCGGAGCACCGTCCGCACCCCGCCCGCTTGGAGGCAGAGGAAGTCGAGGAGGGCGAAGACGACGATTACGACGATGAGGAAGCGGAGGAGGAAGACAACCCCGAAGTCAAACCCTGCCTCAAGCCCACCATGAGGCCCATCACAGCGGCGCCCTCGGTGTCGTCGGCCAGCGGCAACGCCTCACCCGACACGCCCGGCAACGAGTCGCCGTGCGGCATCATCATCCCGCACGAGAACTCGCCCCCCAACAAGCTGCCCGAGGACGAGAACCGACCCAAGATTGGACTCAGCCTCAAACTGG GTGCGAGCGGAAGTCCCGGTCAGCCCAACGCGGGCAAGCGGAAGAAGCTGCCCGTCGACAGCGTCTTCGGCAAGTTCGACGACGAGGAGGCGGAGGAGCAGCCGCGCAAGAGGAAGCTGGTGCCGCTGGACTACGACGAGGACAAGAGCCTGGCGGCGGACAGCGCCAAGGGGCCCAACTCGGAGGAGAAGCGCAAACACATCAAGAGCCTCATCGAAAAGATTCCCACCGCCAAGCCCGATTTGTTCTCGTACCCGCTGGATTGGTCCATGGTGGACACA